Within the Pelagovum pacificum genome, the region CTGCCTTTCGTCGAGCATGGAGACAGACCGCTCGGGCGGTCGCGATTGCCCGCAGGAAACGGGCGCTCAGACGTGAAGGATCATAGGCAGGGTACTCCCCGGCAGGTGTATCTTTCAGGACGGGCGGTGGCTCAGGCCGTCTGACGGATCATTGCCAAGATACTCCTCTTGTTGCCGACCAGCATATCACCGGGGCTCGAAGCTGTCCAATCCGGTGGCGACAGGCGCGGGTGACAAGGCGGAGCCGCGCCCCTATAACGCCCGCGATTCAAACCCACGTGACACACAGGTTTCCCGACACATGACCACGCTCGTTTTCGGCCACAAGGCACCCGACACCGACTCCACCGGCGCGCCCCTCATCTGGGCCTGGTACCTGACCGAACATCATGGCGAAGCTGCCGAGGCGCGGCTTCTCGGCGAACCGAACACCGAGGCGAAGTTCGTCGCAGACCGCTGGGGCTTCGAGCTGCCGCCGGTTTTGGACGATGTCGAGGACGGCCAGCCGGTCGTGATCGTCGACACCAACAACCCCGCTGAGCTGCCCGCCAATATCAACGGCGCGGACATCAAGGCGATCATCGACCACCACAAGCTGACCGGCGGGATCGAGACGACGAGCCCGATCGACATCACGATCCGCCCGCTCGCCTGCACGGTCACCGTCATGCACCAGATCATGGGCGAGCGCGCCGAGACGATGCCCGACGGGATCAAGGGCCTCATGCTGTCCTGCATCCTGTCCGACACGCTGGAATTCCGCTCCCCCACCACGACCGAGACCGACAAGGCGCTCGCCGTGAAACTCGCCGGTGACCTCGGCGTCTCCATCCCCGAGTTCGCGGCCGAGATGTTCGCCGCGAAGTCCGACGTCTCCGCCTTCTCAGATGCGGAGCTGCTGCGGATGGACTCCAAGGAATATGCCACCGGCGGCACCAAGTTCCGGGTCTCCGTGCTCGAGACGACCGCGCCGCAGATGGTCCTCGACCGGAAGGCATCGCTGATGGAAACCATGTCGACCGTCGCCGCCGAAGACGGTGTCGACCAGGTGCTGCTGTTCGTCGTCGACATCCTGAAGGAAGAGGCCACGCTGCTGGTCCCGAACGACCTGACCAAGACGGTCGCCGAGAAGAGCTTTGGCGCGACAGTCACCGGTGACAGCGTCGTCCTCCCCGGCATCATGAGCCGGAAGAAACAGATCATTCCCGCGCTCGCGGTCTGATCAGGGCTGAAGCACCCGGACTTCGTGCTCGTTGAGGCAGCGTCGCGCGGTATCGCCGTAGCTGCCGACATTGGTGCGGAGTTCGGGAAACAGGCGGAAGAGCTCTTCCCGCGCGGCGGCCTCGATCGAGGTCACGGCGACCTGACCTGGATGAAAGCTCTCCGCCGCCGCGCCCTCGGCGTAGACGATCTCGTGCTCGTCGAACATGATGTGATGGTAGGTCACCTCGGGCCGCGTCTCCTCCAGCACCTGGGTGCCATCGACGAGATGGCGCGCCGTCACCAGCACTTCGCTGTCGCCGTAGAGAAGTTCGGCCCGGTATCCGTGGATCAGCATCCGGTGCTGCGGCGACACCACGATGTCCTCCGACTGTCCGACAAGCGTGCCCGTACGAAACCGGATTGGGGCCAGAGCGCCGATTCCGGGCACTGTGCGCGAGCCGACCCAGCGGATCGGGCGCAAGCCGTGGTCGCTTGTGATGACGAGGTCACCGGGGCAGAGATCTTCGATCGGCCGGGCGCCGCGTGCCGTCGCGATCCTTGTCCCGGCGGCGAAACAGATCACCGACTCGATTTCCGGAAATTCCAGGAGCGTTCCGTCGTCCAGCCGGATCAGGCCGGTCTCGTCCCCCGGATAGGACAGGGAGGAGAGGTCGGCGATGCGGTCCGCCCCGAGGTCCGTCCAGTCCCGAAGGCGGACCGGGGACCGCTCCGGCTCTTGCTGAGGCGCAGCTACGGGCGGACGCGCTTCGTCATCGCACACCCACTCTTCCCCGTCGCCGCCGGTCAGCATGTGAAACTGATCGAAGGACGCGCCGTCGCCAAGGCAGGCATCCTGAAGCGGTCGGGCCGACATGCCGCCAACGTAGAACTTGGAACCGCCGTCGGAGAGGTAGAGGCAGTCCGCCTGGGGATCGAGCGCAACGAAGAACTCCGGTCCGAGCGCCGAGAAATCGAGGACATGGCCGGTCCCGATCGGGCAGACAGTCGACCAGAAGGTCGGGGAGTTCCAGTTCGAGGCGTCGATCCAGTAGGTCGTCATCATCCCTTCCCGGCACCGCCAGTCGGGGCAAGGCGGCACGTCTCATTCTGCTGTCATACACGTGCGGAAGACCCAGAATGGGGTCCCAATAGGGTAAAACAGTGAAATTCCATTAAGTGAACACCGGGAATGTCACGCCGAATGCATTGAATTGTTGGCAAATTTCTCGAAATCTGCTTGTTGAAAAATCAACTCGAGATTTTCCGATCCTAACTCTTTTCAAACTGTTCGCGGCGATTATAGTGCCCGCCATGAAGTCCGAGCGTCATATCCTTCCCGCAGCCATCCTTGGCCTGCCGCGCCTCGGCCTTCGCCTGCTCCTTAGTCGCCTCTGAGCGTGCCCTCATCGGCGCGACCGCTCAGGGGAGGACCAGCGCCGAAGAGACATAGCAGACGAAGGACCAGACATGACCACCGATCCCAACCGAGTATTGATCTTCGACACCACCCTGCGTGACGGAGAGCAGTCCCCCGGCGCCACCATGACCCATGCCGAGAAGCTGGAAATCGCCCAGCTGCTCGACGAGATGGGCGTCGACATCATCGAAGCCGGCTTCCCGATCGCCTCCGAGGGCGACTTCCGCGCGGTGAAGGAGATCTCAGAACGCGCGCAGAATGCGACGATCTGCGGCCTCGCCCGCGCGAACTTCAAGGACATCGACCGGGCGTGGGAGGCCGTGCGCCCCGCCAAGAGCCCGCGCATCCACACCTTCATCGGCACCTCGCCGCTGCACCGGGCCATTCCGAACCTCGACATGGACCAGATGGCGGAGCGGATCCACGATACGGTGACCCATGCCCGCAACCTCTGCGACAACATCCAGTGGTCGCCGATGGACGCGACCCGGACGGAGTGGGATTACCTCTGCCGAGTTATCGAGATCGCCATCAAGGCCGGTGCGACGACGATCAACATCCCCGACACGGTTGGCTATACCGCGCCGGGTGAAAGCGCCGACCTGATCCGCCGCCTGATCGCGACCGTTCCCGGCGCCGACGAGGTGGTGTTCGCGACGCACTGTCA harbors:
- a CDS encoding manganese-dependent inorganic pyrophosphatase translates to MTTLVFGHKAPDTDSTGAPLIWAWYLTEHHGEAAEARLLGEPNTEAKFVADRWGFELPPVLDDVEDGQPVVIVDTNNPAELPANINGADIKAIIDHHKLTGGIETTSPIDITIRPLACTVTVMHQIMGERAETMPDGIKGLMLSCILSDTLEFRSPTTTETDKALAVKLAGDLGVSIPEFAAEMFAAKSDVSAFSDAELLRMDSKEYATGGTKFRVSVLETTAPQMVLDRKASLMETMSTVAAEDGVDQVLLFVVDILKEEATLLVPNDLTKTVAEKSFGATVTGDSVVLPGIMSRKKQIIPALAV
- a CDS encoding Hint domain-containing protein: MTTYWIDASNWNSPTFWSTVCPIGTGHVLDFSALGPEFFVALDPQADCLYLSDGGSKFYVGGMSARPLQDACLGDGASFDQFHMLTGGDGEEWVCDDEARPPVAAPQQEPERSPVRLRDWTDLGADRIADLSSLSYPGDETGLIRLDDGTLLEFPEIESVICFAAGTRIATARGARPIEDLCPGDLVITSDHGLRPIRWVGSRTVPGIGALAPIRFRTGTLVGQSEDIVVSPQHRMLIHGYRAELLYGDSEVLVTARHLVDGTQVLEETRPEVTYHHIMFDEHEIVYAEGAAAESFHPGQVAVTSIEAAAREELFRLFPELRTNVGSYGDTARRCLNEHEVRVLQP